The Treponema primitia ZAS-1 genome contains the following window.
CGTCATAGCCCGGAAGTTCCGCTTCCAGCACATAGGCGTCGCCGGTTTCCCGGATATCCACCGCCGGTTCCCGGGAATAGGAAGCCGGAGTCAGGGGGGATTCCCCAAAGAAGGATTCCATATACCGGTCAAAATCGTTCAGGGCCTTCTCAATGGTAACAGGGCGATACAGGGTTACAGCTTTCATAATTTATCTCCTTAAAAATAATTTGTTTTTTCCAGCGCCACGCGCCTCTTGTGGTTTCCCACACTTATATATAAGCAAGGTCCGTGCCAACATTCTGTAATAAAAACAATTATTTTTGTAATTTTTATATTTCTATACAGTATAAGGAATTAAAGATGAAGCCCGGACGCACGAAAACTCAGTCCCCGCCAAAAGAGATGTCTCGAAAACTATCACATTTTATAAATGTGTCATTATTACCCATATGGGTCATTTTGGCATTTTAGCTAGGTCAAAACGAAACAGATAAGGGAATAACCACGGACCACACAGACCACACAGACTAATTAATGAACAATACTTACTATATTCTCTTTATTCGTGTGGTCTTGTGTGGTCCGAGTTGATTGAGGATGAAGATGATTAAAATTTGGTCCGATGATGCCTATTACTGAAGCACATCGTATTCCGCCCACCGTACCCGGCCTGCCTGAACCGCGTCCCGGAGCCGTTTTTCCTGGTCGTTCAGATTTTTCCCCGTTCCGCTTTTAACTTCCAGAAAAATTACCTCGGTAATGTTTTTTTCGTTCATCCCACGGAACACGATAAAATCTACCGGCTTTCCTACGAAGCGGCAGTCCCCGGGATCAAAGGGAAAGTCCGGCAAAAGCGGCGCTATCTGTTCCGAAACGAGCCCCCCAAGCACCGCCCGTGACGCCTTAAGCCGGGCCTTCACAATATCCTGCAGCTTATGCCCCTCCCAATCCGCCCGCTCCTGCCGCCTCCCCTGGCTAAGCCCCATGCGGCGGCCTATGAGAAGGAAGAACAGACAGAACAGAAAAACTACGCAGAGGAGTATGATCGTTTTGATCTCCGGATTTTCCATTTTATTTCTCCAATAGATAGAGATATTCCTTTACATGAATACCCCGGTTGTTTAAATTTCTGCTTCCCCGAAAAGCATTGTATTTTGTCTCCAACACCTCAACCTTTCCTATTTTGTTTAACATATCTTTCATTTCAGACAGGCCGATAAAGCCCTCTGAATTAAATGATATGAGAATATATTTCGACTTGATATTTGTTACCAATTCTGTTAAGGCAGCAAGGGCCTTGCCCCCGCTATTGTAGTCAGACCGGTTCCAGTCTTCCGGTATACCGGATATTTTACTGATGCTTTCCGGAATTTTATAATCCAAAATTGCATTGAGCATAAAATAATTGGACCCGTAGGGATGCTGATTATAGGGAGGATCCAAATACGCAATATCCACCTCCGGAACATCCCCAATAACCGTATTTGCATCACCCCGGCAAATAATAGTTTCGGCATTAAAATTGCTAAACACCGG
Protein-coding sequences here:
- a CDS encoding Holliday junction resolvase-like protein, which codes for MENPEIKTIILLCVVFLFCLFFLLIGRRMGLSQGRRQERADWEGHKLQDIVKARLKASRAVLGGLVSEQIAPLLPDFPFDPGDCRFVGKPVDFIVFRGMNEKNITEVIFLEVKSGTGKNLNDQEKRLRDAVQAGRVRWAEYDVLQ